In Litorimonas taeanensis, one DNA window encodes the following:
- the nuoG gene encoding NADH-quinone oxidoreductase subunit NuoG has translation MSELRKIMIDGVEHDVPGEYTLMQACEEFGGAEIPRFCYHERLSVAGNCRMCLVEWVGAPKPQASCALTVNDLRPNRDGTPAHIRTNSETVKKAREGVMEFLLINHPLDCPICDQGGECDLQDQAMAYGRDSSRFEENKRAVDDKNMGPLVNTIMTRCIQCTRCVRFVTEVAGVQEIGLASRGEDAEITTYLEQSLTSELSGNVIDLCPVGALTSKPYAFNARPWELEKMESVDVMDAVGSNIRIDSRRGAVLRILPVVNDDVNEEWISDKTRFVWDGLARQRLDRPFIRENGKLRPASWDEALAVVATKMSGDVEKIGVIAGDMCDAESLKALKDLSNGLGIQNLDCRQDGSILGGGARQSYLFNTTIAGVEEADAILLIGTNPRHEAPLVNTRIRKAWLSGGTEIGVIGEAADLTYEYEHIGSSAADLDKFTKARKGFAKTFKAAKNPVIIVGANALRGEAGKALLNAIGQVASKVVRADWNGFNVLHTAASRVAGLDMGFIPGEGGKSTDEILDGAVSGDIETVYLLAADEIDTSKLKNAFVVYQGHHGDNGAHVADVILPGAAYTEKDGIYVNMEGRVQLGSRAVAPKGEAKEDWAIIRALSGHMNRTLPYDNLNALREVLFADHPSFMSLDKAAGIEGVDSFDPKAMGVAGDLSDAALLNPVTDFYMTNPIARASTVMAECSAVISGDDVKEAAE, from the coding sequence ATGTCTGAGCTACGCAAAATCATGATTGATGGTGTCGAGCACGATGTGCCCGGCGAATATACATTAATGCAAGCCTGCGAAGAATTTGGCGGCGCAGAAATTCCGCGCTTCTGTTACCACGAACGTCTGTCTGTCGCTGGTAACTGCCGTATGTGCCTTGTTGAGTGGGTCGGTGCACCAAAGCCGCAAGCTTCATGCGCGCTAACCGTCAATGACCTTCGCCCGAACCGCGACGGTACGCCTGCGCATATTCGTACGAATTCTGAAACGGTGAAAAAAGCCCGTGAAGGCGTGATGGAATTCCTGCTTATCAATCACCCATTGGATTGCCCAATTTGTGACCAAGGCGGCGAATGTGACCTTCAGGACCAAGCGATGGCTTATGGCCGCGACAGTTCGCGTTTCGAAGAAAATAAACGCGCCGTAGATGATAAAAATATGGGGCCACTCGTTAATACGATTATGACCCGCTGTATTCAGTGTACGCGCTGTGTACGTTTCGTAACTGAGGTTGCAGGGGTTCAGGAAATTGGTCTTGCTTCACGCGGAGAAGATGCTGAGATTACAACATATCTTGAGCAATCATTGACGTCTGAGCTTTCTGGTAATGTTATCGATCTTTGTCCAGTCGGCGCGCTGACATCCAAGCCTTACGCCTTTAATGCTCGGCCTTGGGAACTTGAAAAGATGGAATCCGTCGATGTAATGGATGCGGTGGGGTCTAATATTCGTATTGATAGTCGCCGCGGAGCTGTTCTACGTATTTTGCCTGTCGTCAATGATGATGTGAACGAAGAGTGGATTTCTGATAAAACACGTTTCGTTTGGGATGGTCTTGCACGTCAACGCCTTGACCGCCCGTTTATCCGCGAAAATGGTAAATTGCGTCCAGCCAGTTGGGACGAAGCCTTAGCTGTTGTCGCGACTAAAATGTCTGGAGATGTTGAAAAAATTGGCGTTATCGCAGGGGATATGTGTGATGCGGAGAGTTTGAAAGCGCTCAAAGACTTATCAAATGGATTGGGGATTCAGAATTTAGACTGTCGACAAGATGGATCCATTTTAGGGGGCGGGGCGCGTCAATCTTATTTATTCAACACGACGATTGCGGGTGTTGAAGAGGCGGACGCAATTTTGCTCATTGGCACGAACCCGCGTCATGAGGCGCCGCTTGTGAATACACGTATTCGTAAAGCTTGGCTTTCAGGTGGGACAGAAATCGGCGTGATTGGTGAAGCGGCTGATTTGACTTACGAATATGAACATATTGGCTCCTCTGCGGCAGATTTGGACAAGTTCACAAAGGCACGCAAAGGGTTTGCAAAAACATTTAAGGCGGCAAAGAACCCAGTCATCATTGTAGGAGCAAATGCGCTCCGTGGTGAAGCTGGCAAAGCGCTATTGAATGCTATTGGTCAAGTGGCGTCCAAAGTTGTGCGTGCTGATTGGAATGGCTTTAATGTGCTTCACACAGCGGCCTCTCGTGTTGCTGGTTTAGACATGGGTTTCATTCCGGGTGAGGGGGGCAAGTCAACTGATGAGATTCTAGATGGCGCTGTGTCAGGTGATATTGAGACCGTCTATCTCTTAGCGGCTGATGAAATCGATACATCAAAGCTTAAGAATGCTTTTGTTGTTTATCAGGGGCATCATGGCGACAATGGTGCGCATGTTGCTGACGTGATTTTACCGGGTGCAGCTTACACGGAAAAAGACGGGATATATGTGAATATGGAAGGCCGCGTACAGCTCGGCTCTCGCGCCGTTGCACCGAAAGGTGAAGCCAAAGAAGATTGGGCGATTATTCGCGCACTTTCAGGTCATATGAACCGTACTCTGCCTTATGATAATTTAAACGCATTGCGGGAAGTTCTCTTTGCCGATCACCCAAGCTTTATGAGCCTTGATAAGGCGGCAGGTATTGAAGGTGTAGACTCCTTTGATCCGAAAGCCATGGGCGTTGCAGGCGACTTGTCTGATGCGGCTCTTTTAAATCCAGTTACAGATTTTTATATGACAAACCCCATTGCGCGGGCTTCGACTGTGATGGCCGAGTGCTCCGCTGTGATATCGGGCGATGATGTGAAAGAGGCGGCGGAATAA
- the nuoF gene encoding NADH-quinone oxidoreductase subunit NuoF, translating to MAELLQDKDRIFQNLYGLKDWRLDAARDRGAWYGTSAMLEQGKDWLINQVKASGLRGRGGAGFPTGLKWSFMPKEVGKRPHYLVVNADESEPGSCKDRDILRHDPHLLIEGCLVASFAMQAKACYIYLRGEYILERNRLQAAIDEAYAAGLVGKNACGTGYDFDIYMHHGAGAYICGEETALLESLEGKKGQPRLKPPFPAGAGLYGCPTTVNNVESIAVVPTILRRGVDWWTQFGRDNNKGTKVFSISGHVSKPCNIEEALSIPMKTLLEEYAGGVRGGWDNLKCVIPGGSSVPLLPKEICDTVLMDFDALREQQSGLGTAAVIVMDKSTDVIKAIARLSYFYKHESCGQCTPCREGTGWMWRVMERMVAGNAETSEIDMLLDVTKQVEGHTICALGDAAAWPIQGLIRHFRHEIEERIDLYRANKPVFVQAAE from the coding sequence ATGGCTGAATTGTTACAGGATAAGGACCGGATTTTTCAAAACCTTTATGGTTTGAAAGATTGGCGGTTGGATGCGGCTCGTGATCGCGGTGCATGGTATGGCACTTCAGCTATGCTTGAGCAGGGCAAAGATTGGCTTATTAATCAAGTTAAAGCCTCGGGCCTTCGCGGGCGCGGCGGCGCGGGTTTCCCGACAGGTCTTAAGTGGTCTTTCATGCCGAAAGAAGTCGGAAAACGTCCACATTATCTTGTGGTTAATGCTGATGAGTCTGAGCCCGGGTCTTGTAAAGACCGCGATATTCTTCGTCATGATCCGCACTTGTTGATTGAGGGTTGCCTAGTTGCGTCATTCGCCATGCAAGCCAAAGCCTGTTACATCTATTTGCGCGGTGAGTATATTCTTGAGCGCAACCGCTTACAGGCTGCGATTGATGAGGCCTATGCTGCGGGGCTAGTTGGCAAAAACGCTTGTGGCACAGGTTATGATTTTGACATTTATATGCATCATGGGGCGGGGGCTTATATTTGCGGTGAGGAGACGGCTCTGCTCGAATCTCTTGAGGGCAAAAAAGGACAACCTCGATTAAAGCCACCATTCCCAGCGGGGGCTGGCCTTTACGGTTGTCCGACTACTGTGAATAATGTTGAGTCTATTGCTGTCGTGCCAACAATCTTACGTCGCGGCGTCGATTGGTGGACTCAATTTGGCCGTGATAACAATAAAGGTACCAAGGTCTTTTCTATCTCTGGTCATGTTAGCAAGCCTTGTAATATTGAAGAAGCTCTTTCAATTCCTATGAAGACACTTCTTGAAGAATATGCAGGCGGTGTTCGTGGTGGATGGGATAATTTGAAGTGCGTTATTCCAGGTGGTTCCTCTGTTCCGCTACTGCCAAAGGAAATCTGCGATACGGTGTTAATGGATTTTGATGCATTGCGTGAGCAACAATCAGGATTGGGCACAGCCGCTGTCATCGTCATGGATAAGTCCACGGATGTGATTAAAGCGATTGCGCGGTTAAGCTATTTCTACAAGCATGAGAGCTGTGGTCAGTGTACACCTTGCCGTGAGGGTACGGGTTGGATGTGGCGCGTTATGGAACGTATGGTCGCGGGTAATGCTGAAACCTCTGAAATTGATATGCTTCTCGATGTGACTAAGCAAGTCGAGGGTCACACAATTTGCGCACTTGGTGACGCGGCGGCATGGCCTATTCAGGGCTTAATCCGTCACTTCCGTCATGAGATTGAAGAACGCATAGATTTATATCGTGCGAATAAACCCGTATTCGTGCAGGCGGCGGAGTAG
- a CDS encoding NADH-quinone oxidoreductase subunit J yields the protein MVIIALSFYLLAAVAVAAAFMVVAARNPVHSVMYLILTFFSAAGLFILMGAEFLALLLVMVYVGAVAVLFLFVVMMLDVDFVELKQGFLSYLPMGALVAAILLLEMILVGGAYVAGETQTVVVRELDESNLERFGEVLYTQYAGMFEAAGIVLLVAMIGAIVLTLREREGVRKQNAMDQMARTREDGVELIDIEPGQGLG from the coding sequence ATCGTGATTATTGCTCTCTCATTTTATTTGCTCGCGGCCGTTGCCGTTGCGGCTGCCTTTATGGTGGTTGCTGCGCGTAACCCCGTGCATTCTGTTATGTATTTGATCCTAACTTTCTTTTCTGCGGCAGGATTGTTCATCCTAATGGGGGCAGAGTTTTTAGCTTTGCTTTTAGTGATGGTGTATGTTGGGGCTGTCGCTGTGTTATTCTTGTTTGTCGTTATGATGCTCGACGTTGATTTCGTTGAGTTGAAACAAGGCTTTTTGTCATATTTGCCAATGGGCGCGTTAGTGGCTGCAATATTGCTCTTGGAGATGATTTTGGTCGGCGGCGCCTATGTAGCCGGCGAGACTCAAACGGTTGTTGTGCGTGAATTAGATGAATCCAACCTCGAACGTTTCGGAGAGGTCCTTTATACTCAATATGCTGGTATGTTTGAGGCGGCAGGGATTGTGCTGTTGGTCGCCATGATTGGTGCAATCGTATTGACTCTTCGTGAGCGCGAAGGGGTTAGAAAACAAAATGCCATGGATCAAATGGCACGAACGCGCGAGGACGGTGTTGAGCTTATCGATATCGAACCTGGCCAAGGCCTCGGATAG
- the nuoE gene encoding NADH-quinone oxidoreductase subunit NuoE: MSARRLAIRQPEEFKISAKATKEIKKWIEKYPEGRQRSALIPALWIVQKDADGWLPEKALRAVGDMLGMAYIRVYEVATFYTMFNLEPVGTHFVQMCGTTPCWLRGSDELKAMLERKIGPQKTLSKDGKLSWLEVECLGACANAPMVQISNDDGDHYYEDLTAEGLEAVLDAFVAGETPKAGPQNGRHTSEPEGGAMALTTENLSKARRKLVKLPNAETKAAINYYEWDPKERRATKGGWVDPASKASRDPKKRPANHGKDLSAGLVEQSHFAGRPKRASKPVAEKPQVIYKDGPTDGAPDDLKKIKGIGPKFEAELNAKGIYYYRQIGAWKVADIKVIEEDAMARFPGRIKRDEWVKQGKTLAKAAAKPAATKASTKKAKS, encoded by the coding sequence ATGAGTGCTCGCCGCCTAGCTATACGTCAGCCTGAGGAATTTAAAATTTCTGCTAAGGCGACCAAGGAAATTAAAAAGTGGATTGAAAAATATCCGGAGGGACGTCAGCGTTCTGCCCTAATTCCTGCGCTTTGGATTGTTCAAAAAGATGCCGATGGATGGTTACCTGAAAAGGCACTTCGGGCTGTCGGCGATATGCTGGGCATGGCCTATATCCGTGTTTACGAAGTGGCGACGTTCTATACTATGTTCAATCTAGAGCCTGTCGGGACGCATTTTGTGCAAATGTGTGGAACGACGCCTTGTTGGCTTCGCGGCTCTGATGAGCTGAAGGCGATGCTTGAGCGAAAAATTGGCCCTCAAAAAACATTGTCCAAAGACGGTAAGCTCTCATGGCTCGAAGTTGAGTGTTTGGGGGCATGTGCAAATGCACCTATGGTTCAGATTTCGAATGATGATGGGGATCATTATTATGAGGATTTGACCGCAGAGGGGCTTGAAGCTGTACTTGATGCTTTTGTGGCGGGGGAGACGCCGAAGGCAGGACCGCAAAATGGCCGTCATACGTCAGAGCCAGAGGGCGGCGCCATGGCGCTTACGACAGAAAACTTGTCTAAGGCTCGTCGTAAGCTTGTTAAGTTGCCAAATGCTGAAACAAAAGCTGCAATAAATTATTACGAATGGGACCCGAAAGAACGCCGTGCTACAAAGGGTGGGTGGGTTGACCCAGCATCCAAGGCAAGTCGGGACCCGAAAAAACGTCCTGCTAATCATGGGAAAGATTTGTCCGCAGGTCTTGTTGAACAATCACATTTTGCAGGCCGTCCAAAGCGAGCGTCAAAGCCTGTCGCGGAAAAACCACAAGTTATATATAAAGATGGCCCAACAGATGGTGCGCCTGATGACCTCAAAAAAATTAAAGGTATAGGGCCAAAATTTGAAGCTGAGTTAAACGCCAAGGGTATCTATTATTACCGCCAAATTGGTGCGTGGAAAGTCGCTGACATTAAGGTTATTGAAGAGGATGCTATGGCGCGCTTCCCGGGCCGTATTAAGCGCGATGAGTGGGTGAAGCAGGGTAAAACCTTGGCGAAAGCGGCGGCCAAACCAGCGGCTACAAAGGCATCAACAAAGAAGGCTAAATCATAA
- a CDS encoding NADH-quinone oxidoreductase subunit D: protein MATQEASLEGDDRNFTINFGPQHPAAHGVLRLVLELEGEIVERVDPHIGLLHRGTEKLIEHKTYLQAIPYFDRLDYVAPMNQEHAFCLAIEKLADIGVPRRAQFIRVLYSEIGRILSHMLNVTTQAMDVGALTPPVWGFEEREKLMVFYERACGSRMHANYFRPGGVHQDLPPALIDDLLVWCDEFPQKLKDIETLLTENRIFKQRNVDIGVVSKQDCYDWGFSGVLVRGSGIPWDLRRSQPYEVYSELDFKIPLGKNGDCYDRYLCRVEEMYESVKIMRQCLEMMPEGPVMTADNKFTPPRRAEMKQSMEALIHHFKLYTEGFHVPAGEVYTFVEAPKGEFGVYLVSDGTNKPYRCKIRAPGFPHLAAMDYLNKGHMLADVSAILGSLDIVFGEIDR, encoded by the coding sequence ATGGCGACTCAAGAAGCCTCTCTCGAAGGTGATGATCGTAACTTCACCATTAACTTTGGGCCACAGCATCCTGCGGCGCATGGTGTGCTCCGTCTTGTCCTTGAACTCGAGGGCGAAATTGTCGAGCGCGTTGACCCGCATATTGGACTCCTCCACCGCGGGACAGAAAAGCTAATCGAACATAAGACATATCTGCAGGCTATCCCGTATTTTGACCGCTTGGATTATGTTGCTCCGATGAACCAAGAGCATGCGTTTTGTTTGGCGATTGAAAAGCTGGCCGATATTGGTGTGCCACGCCGCGCGCAATTTATCCGGGTTTTGTATTCGGAAATCGGCCGTATTCTCTCGCATATGCTCAATGTCACGACGCAAGCGATGGATGTTGGTGCTCTGACGCCGCCTGTTTGGGGGTTTGAAGAGCGTGAAAAACTGATGGTGTTTTACGAACGCGCATGTGGCTCGCGTATGCACGCCAATTACTTCCGCCCCGGCGGTGTTCATCAGGATCTTCCGCCTGCGCTTATTGATGACTTGCTCGTGTGGTGTGATGAGTTCCCGCAAAAGCTCAAAGATATCGAGACGCTTTTAACGGAAAACCGTATTTTCAAGCAGCGCAATGTTGATATTGGTGTGGTCTCAAAGCAAGATTGTTATGACTGGGGGTTCTCTGGTGTGCTTGTTCGTGGTTCGGGTATTCCTTGGGATCTCCGTCGTTCACAGCCTTATGAAGTTTACTCTGAGCTCGATTTCAAAATCCCTCTCGGTAAAAATGGCGATTGCTATGACCGTTACCTCTGCCGTGTTGAGGAAATGTATGAATCTGTTAAAATCATGCGTCAGTGTCTAGAGATGATGCCGGAAGGCCCCGTTATGACGGCGGATAACAAGTTTACGCCGCCGCGCCGTGCAGAGATGAAGCAGAGCATGGAAGCTCTTATTCATCACTTTAAGCTCTATACAGAAGGTTTTCATGTGCCAGCTGGCGAGGTTTACACTTTTGTTGAAGCGCCAAAAGGTGAGTTTGGAGTGTATCTTGTTTCGGACGGTACGAATAAGCCGTATCGCTGCAAAATTCGCGCGCCAGGATTTCCGCATTTGGCCGCTATGGATTATTTGAATAAAGGGCATATGCTCGCTGATGTTTCGGCCATTCTGGGCTCGCTTGACATCGTGTTCGGAGAAATTGACCGATGA
- the nuoL gene encoding NADH-quinone oxidoreductase subunit L: MLYQIIVFAPLLGAIIAGLLGTRFGKQFLNEKFSMSLTTGLLFVSALLSWVALFKVGFGHNEAQVDVLRWMDVGDMKANWAFKIDTLTAVMLVVVNSVSALVHLYSWGYMEDDNYKPRFFAYLSLFTFAMLMLVTSDNFIQLFFGWEGVGLASYLLIGYYYKKPSANAAAIKAFVTNRVGDVGLALGVMTIFLVFGSVEFDTVFSAIADNADRRLPFLGMEFNAMELIAALLFIGAMGKSAQFVLHVWLPDAMEGPTPVSALIHAATMVTAGVFLVCRAHPIYEVAPITSGFITAMGAFTALFAATVALVQNDIKRVIAYSTCSQLGYMFFAAGVGAYNAAMFHLFTHAFFKALLFLCAGSVIHALHHEQDMRQMGGIRKKVPWTYAAMIIGTLAITGIGIPGTSIGFAGFFSKDAIIEAAYSGAAESNAAAFAFWIGLVAALMTSFYSWRLIFMTFHGNFRGDHHTLDHAHESPWVMRLPLVLLSLGAVFAGAIFYKYFMGNTGDFWHGALPIAAGDHHAALAPEYMVAAAETHASDGHHAEPHPGGLFGWLFAKVHGYPFWVLLLPLVMSVTGFVIAWFMYIRGSVEDKIATIEETGGGVMYRFLLNKWYIDELYDATIVKFTKFLGDKFWKIGDEKIIDGYGPNGFAKLAANTSKRLSKIQSGYLYHYAFIMLLGVAVLIVVAFRGIGG, translated from the coding sequence ATGTTGTATCAAATTATCGTCTTTGCTCCGCTTCTCGGCGCGATTATTGCTGGATTATTAGGCACACGTTTTGGCAAACAGTTCCTGAATGAAAAATTTTCTATGAGCCTAACCACGGGCCTCTTATTTGTATCAGCACTTTTGTCATGGGTCGCTTTGTTTAAGGTCGGCTTTGGGCACAATGAAGCGCAAGTAGATGTGCTGAGATGGATGGATGTTGGTGATATGAAGGCGAATTGGGCCTTCAAAATTGATACACTAACAGCCGTGATGTTGGTGGTCGTGAACTCTGTTTCGGCGCTCGTTCATCTTTATAGCTGGGGCTATATGGAGGATGATAATTATAAGCCACGATTCTTCGCTTACTTGTCTCTCTTTACATTTGCCATGTTAATGTTGGTCACGTCCGATAACTTCATTCAGTTGTTCTTTGGTTGGGAAGGTGTTGGTCTCGCGTCATATCTTTTGATTGGTTATTACTATAAAAAACCGTCTGCTAATGCGGCTGCCATAAAAGCCTTTGTTACCAACCGTGTGGGTGACGTTGGATTGGCGTTAGGCGTTATGACTATCTTCCTCGTCTTTGGTTCTGTTGAGTTTGATACGGTCTTTAGCGCCATCGCAGATAATGCTGACAGGCGCCTACCTTTCCTTGGAATGGAATTTAACGCCATGGAATTGATCGCGGCGCTTCTGTTTATTGGAGCAATGGGTAAGTCAGCTCAATTTGTTCTGCATGTGTGGTTGCCTGACGCGATGGAAGGCCCAACACCTGTGTCAGCCCTTATCCATGCGGCGACTATGGTGACTGCTGGTGTTTTCCTCGTTTGTCGTGCGCATCCAATTTATGAAGTTGCGCCAATAACATCTGGTTTCATTACCGCTATGGGAGCCTTTACGGCGTTATTCGCGGCGACAGTGGCTTTGGTACAGAATGATATTAAGCGGGTCATTGCCTATTCGACCTGTTCACAGCTTGGCTATATGTTCTTCGCTGCAGGGGTAGGGGCCTATAATGCCGCTATGTTCCATCTGTTCACGCACGCTTTCTTTAAGGCGCTATTATTCCTATGTGCAGGCTCTGTTATTCATGCGCTGCATCATGAACAAGATATGCGCCAAATGGGTGGTATTCGTAAAAAAGTACCATGGACATATGCGGCTATGATTATCGGAACCCTCGCCATTACGGGTATTGGTATTCCGGGTACGTCTATCGGTTTTGCAGGGTTTTTCTCTAAAGATGCCATTATTGAAGCGGCCTATTCGGGAGCGGCTGAGAGTAATGCGGCAGCTTTTGCCTTCTGGATTGGTCTTGTCGCGGCACTTATGACGAGTTTCTATAGTTGGCGTTTAATCTTTATGACGTTCCACGGTAATTTTCGCGGTGATCATCATACGCTTGACCATGCCCATGAAAGCCCTTGGGTAATGCGATTGCCTCTCGTTCTTTTAAGCCTTGGTGCCGTGTTTGCAGGCGCTATTTTCTATAAATATTTTATGGGAAATACGGGTGACTTCTGGCACGGGGCTTTACCAATTGCCGCAGGGGACCACCATGCTGCGCTAGCTCCAGAATATATGGTTGCGGCGGCAGAAACTCATGCTAGCGATGGCCATCATGCGGAACCACATCCTGGAGGTTTGTTTGGGTGGCTCTTTGCTAAAGTTCATGGATATCCGTTTTGGGTGCTGCTCTTACCTCTTGTTATGTCTGTAACAGGCTTTGTTATTGCATGGTTCATGTATATCCGGGGCAGCGTTGAGGATAAGATTGCCACTATCGAAGAAACAGGCGGCGGCGTTATGTATCGCTTCCTTTTGAATAAGTGGTATATTGACGAATTATATGATGCCACAATTGTGAAGTTCACGAAATTCTTGGGCGATAAGTTCTGGAAAATTGGTGATGAGAAAATCATTGATGGCTATGGCCCTAATGGTTTTGCCAAACTTGCCGCAAATACATCTAAACGTCTTTCAAAGATTCAATCGGGCTATCTCTATCATTATGCCTTTATCATGTTGCTTGGGGTCGCTGTGCTCATTGTCGTTGCCTTTCGCGGAATAGGGGGCTGA
- the nuoH gene encoding NADH-quinone oxidoreductase subunit NuoH has translation MTAVQAPISATGAFWGELDPLLWFGLKFLQVLGFVLVLALLVAALVLADRKIWAAVHMRRGPNVVGAFGLLQTIADALKFFFKEIVVPAGSDKFLFILAPVLTLVMAFLAWAVIPVAPGWVISDINIGVLYVLAISSLGVYGIIIGGWASNSKYPFMGALRSAAQMVSYEVSIGFIILTVIFLAGSMNLTDIVNQQSGGLFNWNMFRLNPVGEYGLWNLLLFPVMFYMGVLFFISALAESNRPPFDLPEAESELVAGYQVEYSSTPFLMYFFGEYVNIMLLCSMMTILFLGGWHAPVEFGFQIFPPFFWFFLKTSFLFFLFAMVKAIVPRYRYDQLMRLGWKVFLPTSLLAVVFVSTFVVFLSDKI, from the coding sequence ATGACTGCTGTTCAGGCTCCGATTTCTGCGACAGGAGCGTTCTGGGGGGAATTAGACCCACTACTTTGGTTTGGGTTGAAGTTCTTGCAAGTTCTTGGTTTTGTTTTGGTTTTGGCGCTGCTTGTTGCGGCGCTCGTCCTTGCTGACCGGAAAATATGGGCTGCTGTTCATATGCGCCGAGGCCCCAATGTGGTGGGGGCGTTTGGTCTCTTGCAAACAATTGCAGATGCCTTGAAGTTTTTCTTCAAAGAGATTGTTGTCCCTGCTGGATCCGATAAGTTTCTCTTTATCCTAGCGCCTGTGTTGACCCTCGTTATGGCATTTTTGGCTTGGGCGGTTATTCCTGTGGCTCCTGGTTGGGTCATTTCTGATATTAATATTGGTGTTTTATACGTTCTCGCGATCAGCTCGCTTGGTGTTTATGGCATTATTATCGGGGGCTGGGCATCCAATTCGAAGTATCCTTTTATGGGCGCGCTACGGTCTGCTGCGCAAATGGTCTCTTATGAGGTATCGATTGGCTTCATCATTCTGACGGTGATTTTCTTGGCTGGGTCTATGAACCTAACTGATATTGTTAATCAGCAATCAGGTGGTTTGTTTAACTGGAATATGTTCCGCTTAAACCCTGTCGGCGAATATGGTCTTTGGAACCTACTTTTATTTCCTGTTATGTTTTATATGGGTGTGCTGTTCTTTATCTCAGCACTGGCGGAATCGAACCGTCCACCATTTGATTTGCCCGAAGCGGAATCTGAATTGGTTGCTGGGTATCAGGTTGAGTATTCTTCAACACCTTTCTTGATGTACTTCTTTGGCGAATATGTGAACATCATGCTGCTTTGCTCTATGATGACAATTTTATTCTTGGGGGGCTGGCACGCGCCTGTTGAATTTGGTTTCCAAATTTTCCCGCCTTTCTTTTGGTTCTTTTTGAAAACCTCTTTCTTGTTTTTCTTATTTGCTATGGTGAAGGCGATTGTACCGCGTTACCGCTATGACCAATTGATGCGTTTAGGGTGGAAAGTATTCTTACCTACGTCCTTATTGGCGGTCGTGTTCGTCTCCACATTCGTTGTTTTTCTTAGCGACAAGATTTAG
- the nuoI gene encoding NADH-quinone oxidoreductase subunit NuoI, giving the protein MNIARIKQAARGALLLDFIGAFVLAMKYFFRPKVTINYPFEKGPISPRFRGEHALRRYASGEERCIACKLCEAICPAQAIMIEAEPRPDGSRRTTRYDIDMVKCIYCGLCQEACPVDAIVEGPNYEFATETREELYYDKDKLLANGDRWEREIAKNLALDAPYR; this is encoded by the coding sequence ATGAATATAGCCCGAATTAAACAAGCGGCTCGAGGCGCTTTGCTCCTTGATTTTATTGGCGCTTTTGTGTTGGCGATGAAATATTTCTTCCGTCCAAAGGTAACCATTAATTACCCTTTTGAGAAAGGCCCGATTTCTCCACGTTTTCGCGGAGAGCATGCGCTTCGACGTTATGCGAGTGGTGAAGAACGTTGTATCGCTTGTAAGCTTTGCGAAGCAATCTGTCCGGCTCAGGCCATTATGATTGAAGCAGAACCTCGTCCAGATGGATCACGCCGCACAACGCGCTATGATATCGATATGGTCAAATGTATTTACTGCGGACTTTGCCAAGAAGCGTGCCCCGTAGACGCTATTGTTGAGGGACCTAATTATGAATTTGCGACTGAAACCCGCGAAGAACTTTATTATGACAAGGACAAGCTGCTTGCGAATGGAGATCGCTGGGAGCGTGAAATTGCTAAAAATCTGGCCTTAGATGCCCCATATCGTTAA
- the nuoK gene encoding NADH-quinone oxidoreductase subunit NuoK, translating into MVIGLSHYLVVAAILFTIGVFGIFVNRKNVIIILMCVELILLAVNINFVAFSTHMAEVGTNDPMAGQIFALFILTVAAAEAAVGLAILVVYFRNRGNIAVENIDLMKG; encoded by the coding sequence ATGGTTATTGGGCTGTCACATTATCTGGTCGTTGCGGCGATCTTATTTACAATCGGGGTTTTCGGCATTTTCGTAAACCGTAAAAACGTCATTATTATTTTGATGTGCGTTGAACTCATTCTTTTGGCTGTGAATATTAACTTCGTTGCGTTTTCAACCCATATGGCTGAGGTCGGTACGAATGACCCTATGGCCGGGCAAATCTTTGCCTTGTTTATTCTAACCGTCGCTGCCGCTGAGGCTGCTGTTGGTTTGGCTATTCTGGTGGTGTATTTCCGAAATCGCGGTAACATCGCGGTCGAAAACATCGACCTGATGAAGGGCTAA